The following are from one region of the Mesorhizobium sp. B2-8-5 genome:
- a CDS encoding S8 family serine peptidase — MATDAAEADNPWDHAHDLVARTPALAAAGSEVLAVEPDIMQQWDYRNSAGDRGMAASAAPTCTFDDQDPSGGQATVSGRVAWNAAPDFSQFKAARESVGAKQANITIAHLDTGFDPGHETLPAGLLTAQQRNFVDDGNGPNNATDHAPAGTLTSNRGHGTGTLSLLAGNKLDGTSPHWPGFTDFVGGAPLAKILPVRIADWVVRLTTGTMVAGIDYARQQGAQVLSMSMGGLASQALVDAVNLAYDHGVVMVTAAGNNFTITPRSIVYPARYNRVLAACGVMSDGRAYAGLAFGTMQGNYGPPSKMSTALGAYTPNVPWAEIDCRKVVDMDGNGTSAATPQVAAAAALWLAEHWDVVKNYPQPWMRIEAVRKALFAKALKSTAKMNAAETKEKIGQGVLRAFDALGFPPPAANSLTKLARATYTWSWLDLLTGGNSLAAPPPATLRQRMMFALELTQMAQAAATIEQAIADPDGDPGNISAAARNRYLEAALDQGNPSKPLKAFLEGLLGRPGASAAVPAPVMGPAPAIKRKPRPLPPPQRRLRIYALDPSVAKRLDSVSVYQAMLSVPWDDEPATDRPLLPGPIGEYLEVVDVDPASDRVYDPVDLNDKVLLAQDGLPPSEGNPKFHQQMVYAVAMTTIGHFERALGRRALWAPHYAEAPGRTGDMTVKAHYVPRLRIYPHALRAENAYYSPEKKALLFGYFPAISNEGDVTTPGTTVFSCLSSDIVAHEMSHALLDGLHRRFQEASNPDVPAFHEAFADIVALFQHFTLKELVSFEIGKARGELSAASLLSGIAKQFGEGSGRAGPLREYGGAGMADLDYDKTFEAHDRGSILVFAVYQAFLAIADRRTDDLIQLATGGSGILPAGTLHPSLVERLTDEVAKTARQMLTMCIRALDYCPSVDITFGEYLRALITADRDAYPDDPLHYRLAFLESFRKWKLLPRDVRTISEETLAWSAPEDPSPAWLKGLLSRIDLGWNQKLKRAEIFALNDKNRYTLWKAMRETFASNPDLYKQFGLLPDLPRYNEDGTVMHAPKKGETTFDIYSVRPTRRVEPDGSFRVEVVAVIQQRIPVALDGTAMPQGMAMGEGFFWFRGGATIIIDPRDGFEEIRYSIIKNTGSADRQKRQAGTMAANYLSPLRALYFGGEVSEPFALLHASDGDDDHV, encoded by the coding sequence TTGGCCACGGATGCCGCCGAAGCAGACAATCCCTGGGACCACGCTCACGATCTTGTCGCCCGGACTCCGGCGCTGGCCGCCGCAGGGAGCGAGGTGCTCGCGGTCGAGCCCGATATCATGCAGCAATGGGATTACAGGAACAGCGCCGGCGATCGCGGCATGGCGGCAAGCGCGGCTCCGACATGTACTTTCGACGATCAGGATCCGAGCGGTGGACAAGCGACGGTGTCAGGCCGGGTCGCATGGAATGCCGCGCCGGACTTCAGCCAGTTCAAGGCCGCGCGCGAAAGCGTCGGCGCCAAGCAGGCCAACATCACCATCGCCCATCTCGATACCGGTTTCGATCCCGGTCACGAAACCCTTCCAGCAGGACTTCTTACAGCCCAGCAGCGCAATTTCGTCGACGACGGGAACGGCCCGAACAACGCGACGGACCACGCTCCGGCCGGCACGCTGACCAGCAATCGCGGCCATGGAACCGGCACACTCAGCCTGCTGGCCGGCAACAAGCTCGACGGCACGTCGCCGCACTGGCCGGGCTTCACCGACTTCGTCGGCGGCGCGCCACTGGCGAAGATCCTGCCGGTGCGCATCGCAGACTGGGTGGTGCGGCTGACCACCGGCACCATGGTGGCAGGCATCGACTATGCGCGCCAGCAGGGCGCGCAAGTATTGTCGATGAGCATGGGTGGCCTCGCCTCGCAGGCTCTGGTGGATGCCGTCAACCTTGCCTACGACCACGGCGTGGTCATGGTCACGGCGGCCGGCAACAATTTCACCATCACGCCACGCAGCATCGTCTATCCCGCGCGCTACAACCGGGTGCTTGCGGCCTGCGGCGTGATGAGCGACGGACGCGCCTATGCCGGGCTCGCCTTCGGCACCATGCAAGGCAATTACGGGCCGCCTTCGAAGATGAGCACGGCGCTGGGAGCCTACACGCCGAACGTGCCCTGGGCCGAAATCGATTGCCGCAAGGTGGTCGACATGGACGGCAACGGCACCTCGGCCGCCACCCCCCAGGTCGCTGCCGCAGCCGCTCTGTGGCTGGCCGAGCATTGGGACGTGGTGAAGAATTATCCCCAGCCATGGATGCGGATCGAGGCGGTCCGCAAGGCGTTGTTCGCGAAGGCCTTGAAATCGACGGCCAAGATGAATGCGGCGGAGACGAAGGAGAAGATCGGGCAGGGTGTCTTGCGGGCCTTCGACGCGCTGGGCTTCCCGCCGCCGGCGGCGAACAGCCTGACGAAGCTCGCTCGAGCCACCTACACATGGAGCTGGCTCGACCTTTTGACCGGCGGGAATTCGTTGGCGGCGCCACCGCCGGCGACGCTTCGGCAGCGAATGATGTTTGCGCTGGAACTGACGCAGATGGCGCAAGCTGCGGCGACAATCGAACAGGCGATCGCCGACCCGGACGGCGATCCGGGCAATATTTCGGCCGCGGCGCGCAACCGATATCTCGAAGCGGCGCTCGACCAGGGCAACCCGTCGAAGCCGCTGAAGGCGTTTCTGGAAGGTTTGCTCGGACGGCCGGGCGCCAGCGCGGCGGTTCCGGCGCCGGTCATGGGCCCCGCGCCGGCCATCAAGCGAAAGCCGCGGCCGCTGCCGCCGCCGCAACGGCGCCTGCGCATCTACGCGCTCGATCCTTCGGTGGCGAAACGGCTGGATTCGGTTTCGGTCTATCAGGCGATGCTTTCCGTGCCGTGGGACGACGAACCGGCGACGGACAGGCCTTTGCTGCCGGGGCCGATCGGCGAATATCTCGAGGTGGTCGATGTCGACCCCGCGTCCGACCGCGTCTACGATCCGGTAGACCTCAACGACAAGGTGCTTCTGGCGCAGGACGGCCTGCCGCCTTCGGAGGGCAATCCGAAATTCCACCAGCAGATGGTCTACGCCGTCGCCATGACCACGATCGGCCATTTCGAGCGCGCGCTTGGCCGGCGGGCGTTGTGGGCGCCGCATTATGCCGAGGCTCCCGGCCGGACCGGCGACATGACTGTGAAGGCGCATTACGTGCCGCGCCTGCGCATCTATCCGCATGCGTTGCGCGCCGAGAATGCCTATTACAGCCCGGAAAAGAAGGCGCTGCTGTTCGGCTATTTCCCGGCGATCAGCAACGAGGGCGACGTCACCACGCCCGGAACGACGGTGTTTTCGTGCCTGTCCAGCGACATCGTCGCGCATGAGATGTCGCATGCGCTGCTCGACGGGCTGCACCGCCGCTTCCAGGAAGCGTCCAACCCGGACGTGCCGGCCTTCCACGAGGCCTTCGCCGACATCGTCGCGCTGTTCCAGCATTTCACGCTGAAGGAACTGGTCAGCTTCGAGATCGGCAAGGCGAGGGGCGAATTGTCGGCCGCCTCGCTGCTTTCCGGTATCGCCAAGCAGTTCGGCGAGGGCAGCGGCCGGGCCGGGCCGTTGCGCGAGTATGGCGGCGCCGGCATGGCCGATCTCGACTACGACAAGACCTTCGAGGCGCACGACCGCGGCTCGATCCTGGTCTTCGCCGTCTACCAGGCCTTCCTGGCGATCGCCGACCGGCGGACGGACGACCTGATCCAGCTTGCCACCGGCGGCTCCGGCATCCTGCCGGCCGGAACCTTGCATCCGAGCCTGGTCGAACGCCTGACCGACGAGGTCGCCAAGACCGCCAGGCAGATGCTGACCATGTGCATCCGCGCGCTCGACTATTGCCCTTCGGTCGACATCACCTTCGGCGAATATCTGCGCGCGCTGATCACCGCCGACCGCGACGCCTATCCGGACGATCCGCTGCACTACCGTCTGGCTTTCCTGGAATCGTTCCGCAAATGGAAGCTCTTGCCGCGCGACGTGCGCACCATCTCGGAAGAGACGCTCGCCTGGAGCGCGCCGGAGGATCCGTCGCCGGCCTGGCTCAAGGGGTTGCTCAGCAGGATCGACCTCGGCTGGAACCAGAAATTGAAGCGGGCTGAGATCTTCGCGCTCAACGACAAGAACCGCTACACGCTGTGGAAGGCGATGCGCGAGACCTTCGCCTCCAACCCAGACCTCTACAAGCAGTTCGGCCTGCTGCCAGATCTGCCGCGCTACAATGAGGACGGGACGGTCATGCACGCGCCGAAGAAAGGCGAGACGACCTTCGACATCTACAGCGTGCGCCCGACGCGCCGCGTCGAGCCGGACGGCTCGTTCCGCGTCGAGGTCGTGGCGGTCATCCAGCAGCGGATTCCGGTCGCGCTCGACGGTACGGCGATGCCGCAAGGCATGGCCATGGGCGAAGGCTTCTTCTGGTTCCGCGGCGGCGCCACCATCATCATTGATCCGCGCGATGGCTTCGAGGAAATCCGCTACTCGATCATCAAGAACACCGGCAGCGCGGACCGGCAGAAGCGCCAGGCCGGGACGATGGCCGCCAATTATCTGTCGCCGCTCAGAGCGCTCTATTTCGGCGGCGAAGTGTCAGAGCCCTTTGCCTTGCTGCATGCCAGTGACGGAGACGACGACCATGTCTAG
- a CDS encoding Crp/Fnr family transcriptional regulator produces the protein MATNGADDRNLPRLARIDPRQFDLLFGGCKLERYAAGQHLFVQEDASDRIYGVMSGTVEISIYSPGGQKLVANIELSRSLVGEIGALDGRPRTATAICLTPCELVSLSRTQLFDRIEKNPPLARAMIELLCTRLRWVSGELGDQAFFGIEARLAKRLVFLSGVMADSAGWIPISQSELGEFLGATRESVNKTLNDWRSRQMIAIKRGGLRITNAAALNHIADSQDDD, from the coding sequence ATGGCTACAAATGGCGCGGACGACAGGAACCTGCCGCGCCTGGCGCGCATCGACCCGCGCCAGTTCGACCTGCTGTTCGGCGGCTGCAAGCTGGAGCGCTATGCGGCCGGCCAGCATTTGTTCGTCCAGGAGGATGCGTCCGACCGCATCTATGGCGTGATGAGCGGCACCGTCGAGATTTCGATCTATTCGCCCGGCGGGCAAAAGCTGGTGGCCAATATCGAGCTGTCGCGCAGCCTCGTAGGAGAGATCGGGGCGCTGGACGGGCGCCCGCGCACGGCAACCGCCATCTGCCTCACCCCCTGCGAGCTGGTTTCGCTGAGCCGGACACAACTCTTTGACCGCATTGAGAAAAACCCGCCCCTTGCCCGCGCGATGATCGAATTGCTGTGCACGCGGCTGCGCTGGGTGAGCGGCGAGCTGGGCGACCAGGCTTTTTTCGGCATCGAGGCCAGGCTGGCAAAGCGGCTGGTGTTCCTGAGCGGCGTCATGGCGGACAGCGCCGGCTGGATTCCGATTTCGCAGTCGGAGCTCGGCGAATTCCTCGGCGCGACGCGCGAATCCGTCAACAAGACGCTGAACGACTGGCGCAGCCGGCAGATGATCGCCATCAAGCGCGGTGGCTTGCGCATCACCAACGCCGCCGCGCTGAACCACATCGCCGATTCGCAGGACGACGACTGA
- a CDS encoding phosphoglycolate phosphatase, with protein MPSPIIVFDLDGTLVDTAPDLLDSLNHSLAASDLAAVDEAGFRRFVGHGGRVMIERAHAAQNKALVAEEHDRLLNLFLDHYTLNIPGKSRPYPGVVAALDRFQAAGYLMAVCTNKYEANSVALIGALGLAKYFAAICGQDTFAFRKPDPRHLTETIRLAGGDVENALMIGDSQTDIDTAKAAGIPVVAVDFGYTDRHVREFEPTLVISHFDTLTPDLAERLIAAAR; from the coding sequence ATGCCGAGCCCGATCATCGTCTTCGACCTGGATGGAACGCTGGTCGATACGGCGCCGGACCTGCTCGACAGCCTCAATCACAGCCTGGCGGCAAGCGACCTCGCCGCTGTCGACGAAGCCGGTTTCCGGCGCTTCGTCGGCCATGGCGGGCGCGTCATGATCGAACGCGCGCATGCCGCGCAGAACAAGGCGCTGGTGGCGGAAGAGCACGACCGGCTGCTGAACCTGTTCCTCGACCATTACACGCTGAACATTCCCGGCAAATCCCGCCCCTATCCTGGCGTCGTTGCCGCGCTCGATCGTTTCCAGGCCGCCGGCTATCTGATGGCGGTCTGCACCAACAAATACGAGGCCAATTCCGTGGCGCTGATCGGCGCGCTCGGGCTTGCCAAGTATTTTGCCGCGATCTGCGGCCAGGACACTTTCGCCTTCCGCAAGCCTGACCCGCGCCATCTCACCGAGACGATCCGGCTGGCCGGCGGCGATGTGGAGAACGCCTTGATGATCGGCGATTCGCAAACCGACATCGACACCGCCAAGGCGGCCGGCATTCCGGTGGTCGCGGTCGATTTCGGCTACACCGACCGCCATGTGCGCGAATTCGAGCCCACACTGGTGATCTCGCATTTCGACACGCTGACGCCGGACCTGGCCGAGCGGCTGATCGCGGCAGCGCGCTGA
- a CDS encoding MBL fold metallo-hydrolase, producing the protein MSRKPVTRTRPAKSAPAATPASGITVRHYCQGIGDCHLLTFKKPDGRPFRILIDCGIHVSIKSGSALVADIVADIRKETGGKIDILVVTHEHWDHVSGFLTAKDLFKDFVVGDVWMAWTENPTDAEAAELDKFKGQAIAALQGVGQKLDGMQGLSSYMAGVRDGLQSVLGFQFGAAGERVRSARDAAAKLSQKPSPTYFEPGGSPVSIDALPNLRVYVLGPPRDKAALRLEEKASEMFPLASGGPFARALASGLKMNEAADANYVDELSPFERNVGAPLSAALNGDKGSDPAVDVATFVRKHYSGPVSAAASMEDRDQSWRRIDADWMGIAADLALQLDRGVNNTSLVLAFEFIDSGRVLLFPGDAQIGNWLSWKDLKWPVGQGTVTSADLLAHTVYLKVAHHGSQNATPQKQGFDLLTSSDLSAFIPTNKNDALKVHWGEMPYDGILTALETKTKGRVIRADDPWLADKNGKPAFAAPSGSIQAVRSLPRDAARGPGGLWVEVELV; encoded by the coding sequence ATGTCTAGAAAGCCGGTGACGAGGACAAGGCCGGCAAAATCGGCTCCCGCGGCGACGCCGGCATCGGGCATCACCGTCAGGCATTACTGCCAGGGCATCGGCGACTGCCACTTGCTGACGTTCAAGAAGCCGGACGGTAGGCCGTTCCGCATTCTCATCGATTGCGGCATTCATGTCTCGATCAAGAGTGGCTCGGCGCTGGTCGCCGACATCGTCGCCGACATCAGGAAGGAGACCGGCGGCAAGATCGACATCCTCGTCGTCACGCACGAACACTGGGACCATGTTTCCGGCTTCCTGACCGCCAAGGACCTCTTCAAGGATTTTGTCGTCGGCGACGTCTGGATGGCCTGGACCGAAAATCCTACCGACGCGGAGGCCGCGGAGCTCGATAAGTTCAAGGGCCAGGCAATCGCCGCGCTGCAGGGCGTGGGCCAGAAGCTCGATGGGATGCAAGGGCTCAGTTCCTACATGGCCGGCGTTCGCGACGGCCTGCAGTCCGTGCTTGGCTTCCAGTTCGGCGCCGCCGGGGAGCGGGTGCGTTCGGCCCGCGACGCGGCGGCAAAGCTGTCGCAGAAACCGTCGCCGACCTATTTCGAGCCCGGCGGGTCGCCGGTATCGATCGACGCATTGCCCAACCTTCGCGTCTATGTGTTGGGCCCGCCGCGCGACAAGGCGGCCCTGCGTCTGGAGGAGAAGGCGAGCGAGATGTTCCCGCTGGCCAGCGGCGGCCCGTTTGCGCGAGCGCTGGCCAGCGGCCTCAAGATGAACGAGGCGGCAGACGCTAATTATGTCGACGAGCTCAGTCCGTTCGAGCGCAATGTCGGCGCGCCGCTTTCCGCGGCGCTCAACGGCGACAAGGGCAGCGACCCGGCCGTCGATGTCGCCACCTTCGTCCGCAAGCATTATTCCGGGCCGGTTTCGGCTGCTGCATCCATGGAAGACCGCGACCAGTCCTGGCGGCGCATCGACGCCGACTGGATGGGGATCGCCGCCGACCTTGCCCTGCAGCTCGACCGCGGCGTCAACAACACCAGCCTGGTGCTGGCCTTCGAGTTCATCGACAGCGGCCGGGTTCTCCTGTTCCCCGGCGACGCCCAGATCGGCAACTGGCTGAGCTGGAAGGATCTGAAATGGCCAGTGGGGCAGGGCACCGTCACATCAGCCGATCTTCTGGCGCACACCGTCTATCTCAAGGTCGCGCATCACGGAAGCCAGAACGCCACGCCCCAGAAACAGGGTTTTGACCTTCTGACGAGCAGCGACCTGTCGGCTTTCATCCCCACCAACAAGAACGATGCCTTGAAAGTGCATTGGGGCGAGATGCCCTATGACGGCATCCTGACCGCGCTCGAGACAAAGACAAAGGGCCGCGTCATCCGCGCCGACGATCCATGGCTGGCCGACAAGAACGGAAAGCCGGCTTTTGCCGCGCCGTCCGGCTCGATCCAGGCGGTGCGCAGTCTGCCGCGCGATGCGGCACGCGGACCAGGCGGACTGTGGGTCGAGGTGGAACTGGTCTAG
- a CDS encoding DUF2059 domain-containing protein, with amino-acid sequence MMLPKRVRRFSMLLAASAALALSSPVFAQDVSESHLKAARAAVAAIHATDTFDNILPQAAGALEAQLIQKNPDMQELIGKTVAEKALSLASRRADLEKEAALAYAKVFSEQELNDIATFYSSEAGKKLLDSGPAVTRDLVKAADIWQNGVARDLAQQVGETIAAAAKAAAPAAPAPDATVPADGSAPADNSAPADDSQN; translated from the coding sequence ATGATGTTGCCTAAACGAGTTCGCCGCTTTTCGATGCTTCTGGCGGCCTCGGCCGCCCTTGCGCTGTCTTCGCCGGTGTTTGCGCAGGATGTCAGCGAATCGCATCTGAAGGCGGCGCGCGCGGCCGTCGCGGCGATCCATGCCACGGACACGTTCGACAACATCCTGCCGCAGGCGGCCGGCGCGCTCGAGGCGCAGCTCATCCAGAAGAACCCCGACATGCAGGAGCTGATCGGCAAGACCGTGGCCGAGAAAGCGCTCAGCCTCGCTTCGCGCCGCGCCGATCTCGAAAAAGAAGCAGCACTTGCCTATGCCAAGGTGTTTTCCGAGCAGGAGCTCAACGACATCGCCACCTTCTACAGCTCGGAAGCCGGCAAGAAGCTGCTGGACAGCGGTCCCGCGGTGACGCGCGACCTCGTGAAGGCCGCCGACATTTGGCAGAATGGCGTCGCCCGCGACCTCGCCCAGCAGGTCGGCGAAACGATCGCCGCCGCCGCCAAGGCCGCGGCGCCGGCAGCACCGGCTCCGGACGCCACCGTGCCCGCCGACGGTTCCGCTCCGGCGGACAATTCGGCCCCGGCGGACGACTCGCAGAACTGA
- the rpiA gene encoding ribose-5-phosphate isomerase RpiA: MDARQLKVEAARAALAHVGDGMRLGIGTGTTAEEFVRLLAEKVATGLKVIGVPTSERTAALCRELGVPLSTLEETPELDLTIDGADEVDPDLTLIKGGGGALLREKIVAAASDRMIVIADKSKMVGTLGRFPLPIEVNKFGLRATEIAVRAAAAELGLSGPVTLRMTGGQPFVTDGGHFILDASFGRIPDTRALSNALFAIPGVVEHGLFIGLASTAIIAGGDGIETVHAA; encoded by the coding sequence ATGGATGCAAGGCAGTTGAAGGTCGAAGCCGCGCGGGCCGCGCTCGCCCATGTCGGCGACGGCATGCGCCTCGGCATCGGCACCGGCACCACGGCGGAAGAATTCGTGCGGCTGCTGGCCGAGAAGGTTGCGACCGGCCTCAAGGTCATTGGCGTGCCGACTTCCGAGCGCACCGCGGCGCTCTGCCGCGAACTCGGCGTGCCGCTGTCTACACTGGAAGAAACGCCGGAACTCGACCTCACCATCGACGGCGCCGACGAGGTCGATCCGGACCTGACCCTGATCAAGGGTGGCGGCGGCGCACTACTGCGCGAGAAAATCGTCGCGGCGGCGTCCGATCGCATGATCGTCATCGCCGACAAATCCAAGATGGTCGGGACGCTCGGCCGGTTCCCGCTGCCGATCGAGGTCAACAAATTCGGCCTGCGCGCCACCGAGATCGCGGTTCGAGCCGCCGCGGCAGAGCTCGGCCTTTCCGGCCCGGTTACATTGAGGATGACGGGGGGCCAGCCATTTGTTACAGACGGCGGCCACTTTATCCTCGATGCATCTTTTGGCCGCATTCCGGATACAAGAGCGCTGTCGAATGCTCTCTTCGCCATTCCAGGCGTTGTCGAGCACGGTCTATTCATCGGGCTGGCGTCAACGGCCATCATCGCCGGCGGCGACGGTATCGAAACCGTCCATGCAGCCTGA